In one window of Nocardia brasiliensis DNA:
- the egtA gene encoding ergothioneine biosynthesis glutamate--cysteine ligase EgtA produces MAVTLEHSELVSRVNHNPELNSRAAAEAYIGGVCFKQGPPTLIGAELEWLTVQGGCSTSGRSAAPRPPLTALADALGPHAPRSIAPDSPALALPGGSRVTIEPGGQIELSSAPFADAAQLCLSLRDDARRLRELLESRSIRTVSAAADAHRRPKRLLQLPRYRAMEQTFGGIGPYGKLMMCNTAATQVAVDAGADRAEITARWTALYAIGPALLAAFACSPTLHGAPAGAWASQRMRAWLRLDNTRTRPPLMDWADPIRGYSRWALDVPLLCVRRPDDDAPAANGHRADTGWLPPPGATFADWLSGALDDEVGRRPDRNDLDYHLTTLFPPVRASGYLEVRYLDAQPGEGWAVPIHVLDALMSAESVVAAATAVAAPLAGHWLDAARYGLADTDIRSVAVELLGLAAAHARDAEAARVIELAAERCRSGRPPTAADAAVRTEVGGRGAPR; encoded by the coding sequence ATGGCGGTCACGCTGGAACACTCGGAGCTGGTCAGCCGCGTAAACCACAATCCGGAGCTCAATTCGCGCGCCGCCGCGGAGGCGTATATCGGCGGTGTCTGCTTCAAGCAGGGACCACCTACGCTGATCGGCGCCGAACTGGAATGGCTCACCGTGCAGGGTGGGTGTTCGACGTCAGGCCGCTCGGCCGCCCCGCGTCCGCCGCTGACTGCTCTCGCGGATGCCCTCGGACCGCACGCACCACGGTCCATCGCCCCCGATTCACCCGCTCTGGCGTTGCCGGGGGGCAGCCGGGTCACCATCGAACCCGGTGGTCAGATCGAATTATCCAGCGCACCGTTCGCTGATGCCGCGCAGCTGTGTCTTTCGCTCCGCGACGATGCCCGCCGCTTGCGGGAACTTCTCGAATCCCGGTCCATCCGGACCGTTTCCGCCGCCGCCGACGCGCACCGCAGACCCAAACGCCTGCTACAGCTGCCGCGCTATCGCGCCATGGAGCAGACCTTCGGCGGGATCGGGCCCTACGGCAAACTCATGATGTGCAATACCGCGGCGACCCAGGTCGCCGTGGACGCGGGCGCCGATCGCGCTGAGATCACCGCGCGCTGGACCGCCCTCTACGCCATCGGCCCCGCCCTGCTCGCCGCCTTCGCCTGCTCGCCGACGTTGCACGGCGCTCCGGCGGGCGCGTGGGCCTCGCAGCGCATGCGGGCGTGGCTGCGCCTGGACAACACCAGGACCCGGCCCCCGCTGATGGACTGGGCCGACCCGATCCGCGGCTACAGCCGATGGGCGCTCGACGTGCCGCTGCTGTGTGTGCGAAGACCCGATGACGACGCGCCAGCGGCCAACGGCCATCGTGCCGATACCGGATGGTTGCCGCCGCCAGGCGCGACCTTCGCCGACTGGCTCTCCGGCGCGTTGGACGACGAGGTGGGCCGCAGGCCCGACCGCAACGATCTCGACTATCACCTCACCACCCTGTTCCCACCGGTCCGTGCCTCCGGCTATCTGGAGGTCCGCTACCTCGACGCGCAGCCCGGCGAGGGCTGGGCGGTGCCGATCCACGTGCTCGACGCGCTGATGTCGGCCGAGTCCGTGGTGGCGGCGGCGACCGCGGTCGCCGCGCCACTGGCCGGGCACTGGCTCGACGCCGCCCGATATGGCTTGGCGGACACCGATATTCGGTCGGTGGCGGTCGAACTGCTCGGCCTCGCCGCCGCGCACGCGCGCGACGCCGAGGCCGCCCGCGTGATCGAACTCGCCGCCGAACGATGTCGTAGCGGCCGCCCACCCACCGCCGCGGACGCCGCGGTTCGCACAGAGGTAGGCGGTCGAGGAGCACCTCGGTGA
- the egtD gene encoding L-histidine N(alpha)-methyltransferase, translating to MTAPTLEIHLSDDDLTTALRTDARLGLTADPKWLPPKWFYDARGSELFERITELPEYYPTRTERALLERVVGEIARLAQAEVLVELGAGSAAKTRLLLSALTAGGPLKTYVPQDVSSAALRAAADEIAAEFPGLAVHGVVSDFTDTLHNLPGGGRRMIAFLGGTIGNLVPAERAEFLAGIYEVLEPGEQLLLGAGLVIDPAVLVPAYDDAAGVTAEFNRNVLHVLNARLGADFAPDKFEHVALWDAERGWIEMRLTATEDMTVTVRDLDLTVRFAAGEQLRTEISAKFRIDGLTAELDRAGFRTEQVWTDQDDRFALFLAARA from the coding sequence ATGACCGCACCCACGCTGGAGATCCACCTATCCGACGACGACCTCACCACGGCACTGCGCACCGATGCCCGGCTCGGTCTCACCGCCGACCCGAAGTGGTTGCCGCCCAAGTGGTTCTATGACGCGCGCGGCAGCGAACTGTTCGAGCGGATCACCGAGCTGCCGGAGTACTACCCGACCCGGACCGAGCGCGCGCTGCTGGAACGGGTGGTCGGCGAGATCGCCAGGCTGGCGCAGGCCGAGGTGCTCGTCGAACTGGGCGCGGGCTCGGCCGCCAAGACGCGACTGCTGCTGTCGGCGTTGACCGCCGGGGGGCCACTGAAAACTTATGTGCCCCAGGATGTCTCGTCCGCCGCGCTGCGCGCCGCCGCCGATGAGATCGCGGCGGAGTTCCCCGGCCTCGCGGTGCACGGTGTGGTCAGCGATTTCACCGACACCCTGCACAACCTGCCGGGCGGCGGCCGCCGGATGATCGCCTTCCTCGGCGGCACGATCGGCAACCTGGTCCCGGCCGAGCGGGCCGAATTCCTGGCAGGCATCTACGAGGTGCTCGAGCCGGGGGAGCAGCTGCTGCTCGGCGCGGGGCTGGTCATCGATCCTGCCGTGCTGGTGCCCGCCTACGACGACGCGGCCGGGGTCACCGCCGAGTTCAATCGAAATGTGTTGCACGTCTTGAACGCCCGCCTCGGCGCCGACTTCGCGCCGGACAAGTTCGAGCACGTCGCACTGTGGGACGCCGAGCGGGGGTGGATCGAAATGCGGTTGACCGCGACCGAGGACATGACGGTCACGGTCCGCGACCTGGATCTCACCGTGCGGTTCGCCGCGGGCGAGCAGCTGCGGACCGAGATCTCGGCGAAGTTCCGTATCGACGGGCTCACCGCGGAACTGGATCGCGCCGGTTTCCGCACCGAACAGGTGTGGACCGACCAGGACGATCGCTTCGCGCTCTTCCTCGCGGCCCGCGCGTGA
- a CDS encoding lysophospholipid acyltransferase family protein produces MWYWLFKYVLLGPVLRVLGRPEVEGLDQVPRTGPVIIAANHLAMIDSLYLALVLPRRATFLAKQEYFTGTGLRGRFQRWFFSVSGQVPVNRTGGSAAADALAAATRILESGGVWAIHPEGTRSPDGRIYRGRTGTLRVAMATGAPVIPVVLSGTDRVNPRGKRLPRFAKVRIGFGAPRYYLPADQQRAARTATDELMREIAARSGRHYVDRYAATFR; encoded by the coding sequence GTGTGGTACTGGCTCTTCAAATACGTGCTGCTCGGCCCCGTACTGCGGGTGCTGGGCAGGCCCGAAGTCGAAGGGCTTGACCAGGTTCCGCGCACCGGACCGGTGATCATCGCGGCCAACCACCTCGCGATGATCGACTCGCTGTATCTGGCTCTTGTCCTGCCCCGCCGCGCCACGTTCCTGGCCAAACAGGAGTACTTCACCGGCACCGGCCTGCGCGGACGCTTCCAGCGCTGGTTCTTCTCGGTGTCCGGGCAGGTGCCGGTGAACCGGACCGGCGGCAGCGCCGCGGCCGACGCACTGGCCGCCGCGACCCGGATCCTGGAATCCGGCGGCGTCTGGGCGATCCATCCCGAGGGGACCCGATCCCCGGACGGGCGGATCTACCGGGGGCGCACCGGAACCCTGCGCGTCGCGATGGCGACCGGAGCGCCGGTGATCCCGGTCGTGCTCAGCGGCACCGATCGGGTCAACCCCCGCGGCAAACGACTCCCCCGCTTCGCCAAGGTGCGCATCGGCTTCGGTGCGCCGCGCTACTACCTGCCCGCCGACCAGCAGCGCGCCGCCCGCACCGCCACCGACGAGCTGATGCGCGAGATCGCCGCGCGCTCCGGCAGGCACTACGTCGACCGGTACGCCGCGACCTTCCGCTGA
- a CDS encoding fatty acyl-AMP ligase, giving the protein MSRFTDEMYATAQASSRGLVTGEPDAPLRRSWGEIHRIARRMAGGLAAAGIGHGDAVGVLAGLPVDIAPACQAIWMRGASITMLHQPTPRTDLMIWARDTETVLTMIEARAVVLGAPFEAAEPLLRERGITVVRIDQLHEGADTDPVPTTEDDIALQQLTSGSTGSPKAVRITHGNFFVNAYAMFDRVKFQLDDDVMISWLPLFHDMGMVGFLSVPMQIGAEVVCVTPIDFLKRPLLWAELIAKYRGTVTAAPNFAYSLLARRLEQADDGAFDLSSVRYMWNGAEPVDPDTMDALAASGKRFGLNPMALTPVYGMAETTLAVSIPDPGLGQVVDVIDADLLEALGKAVPVADEHSHHGNVRRLPTLGYLVDHLEGRVVDAERQPLPSRSVGVIELRGPAVTSGYVTVNGFQPAQDDAGWLDTGDIGYFTDEGLIVVCGRIKDVVIMGGRNIYPTDIERAATRVAGVRPGNAVAVRLDAGQKRESFAVVVESNDYQNAEEVKRIEREIVHAVFSEVGARPRTVAVLGPGALPKTSSGKLRRAATAVHLR; this is encoded by the coding sequence TTGAGCAGGTTCACCGACGAGATGTATGCGACGGCGCAGGCGTCGAGCCGGGGGCTGGTGACCGGTGAACCGGACGCACCACTGCGCCGGAGCTGGGGTGAGATCCATCGGATCGCCAGGAGGATGGCGGGCGGCCTCGCGGCGGCGGGCATCGGGCACGGGGACGCCGTCGGCGTGCTCGCCGGCCTGCCGGTCGACATCGCGCCCGCCTGCCAGGCGATCTGGATGCGCGGCGCGTCCATCACCATGCTGCATCAGCCGACCCCGCGCACCGATCTGATGATCTGGGCCCGCGACACCGAGACCGTGCTGACCATGATCGAGGCGCGGGCGGTGGTGCTCGGCGCACCGTTCGAGGCGGCCGAGCCGCTGCTGCGCGAGCGCGGCATCACCGTGGTGCGCATCGACCAGCTGCACGAGGGCGCCGACACCGACCCGGTGCCGACCACCGAGGACGATATCGCGTTGCAGCAGTTGACCTCCGGTTCCACCGGATCGCCCAAGGCGGTGCGGATCACGCACGGCAACTTCTTCGTCAACGCCTACGCCATGTTCGACCGGGTGAAGTTCCAGCTCGACGACGATGTGATGATCAGCTGGCTGCCGCTGTTCCACGACATGGGCATGGTCGGATTCCTCAGCGTCCCTATGCAAATCGGCGCCGAGGTGGTCTGCGTGACCCCGATCGACTTCCTCAAGCGCCCGCTGCTGTGGGCGGAGCTAATCGCCAAGTACCGCGGAACAGTCACGGCCGCACCGAATTTCGCCTACTCACTGTTGGCGCGTCGACTCGAACAGGCCGACGACGGCGCGTTCGATCTGAGCAGTGTGCGCTACATGTGGAACGGGGCCGAGCCGGTCGACCCGGACACGATGGACGCCCTGGCCGCCTCCGGTAAACGCTTCGGGCTCAACCCGATGGCGCTCACCCCGGTGTACGGCATGGCGGAAACAACACTGGCCGTGTCGATTCCGGACCCCGGGCTGGGGCAGGTCGTCGACGTCATCGACGCCGATCTGCTGGAGGCGCTCGGCAAGGCCGTCCCGGTGGCCGACGAGCATTCCCATCACGGCAATGTGCGCCGACTGCCGACGCTGGGCTACCTGGTCGACCATCTGGAGGGCCGGGTGGTCGACGCGGAACGCCAGCCGCTGCCGTCACGTTCGGTCGGCGTGATCGAATTACGTGGCCCGGCAGTCACTTCCGGGTACGTCACGGTGAACGGATTCCAGCCCGCGCAGGACGACGCCGGTTGGCTCGACACCGGCGACATCGGCTATTTCACCGACGAGGGCCTGATCGTGGTGTGCGGCCGGATCAAGGACGTCGTCATCATGGGCGGGCGCAACATCTATCCCACCGATATCGAACGCGCCGCAACCCGGGTGGCGGGGGTCCGTCCCGGCAACGCGGTGGCGGTGCGGCTCGACGCCGGGCAGAAGCGGGAAAGCTTCGCCGTCGTGGTCGAGAGCAACGACTACCAGAACGCCGAAGAGGTCAAACGGATCGAACGCGAGATCGTGCACGCGGTGTTCTCCGAGGTCGGCGCCCGCCCGCGCACCGTCGCGGTGCTCGGCCCCGGCGCACTGCCGAAGACCTCGTCGGGCAAACTCCGGCGCGCCGCCACCGCCGTCCATCTGCGCTGA
- the pth gene encoding aminoacyl-tRNA hydrolase: MTESVTGPALVVGLGNPGADYERTRHNVGFLVADVLAQRVGGRFGVHKKSGADLLQARLDGRQVLIAKPRTFMNLSGRPVAALAKFFSVPPTEVIVVHDELDLPFGEIRLKRGGGEGGHNGLRSVSSALTTKDYLRTRIGIGRPPGRQDPADFVLKPFATAERKEIPVIVEQAADAVELLLRVGLEAAQNRVH; encoded by the coding sequence ATGACCGAATCCGTGACCGGGCCCGCGCTCGTGGTCGGACTGGGTAATCCAGGGGCCGACTACGAGCGCACCCGGCACAACGTGGGGTTCCTGGTCGCCGACGTGCTCGCGCAGCGCGTCGGCGGCCGTTTCGGGGTGCACAAGAAGTCCGGCGCCGACCTGCTGCAGGCCCGCCTCGACGGCCGCCAGGTGCTCATCGCCAAGCCGCGGACCTTCATGAACCTGTCCGGTCGGCCGGTCGCGGCGCTGGCGAAGTTCTTCTCCGTGCCGCCCACCGAGGTGATCGTCGTGCACGACGAACTCGACCTCCCGTTCGGCGAGATCCGGCTCAAGCGCGGGGGCGGCGAGGGCGGCCACAACGGCCTTCGCTCCGTGTCCAGCGCCCTGACCACCAAGGACTACCTGCGCACCCGCATCGGCATCGGCCGCCCGCCGGGCCGCCAGGATCCCGCCGATTTCGTGCTCAAGCCGTTCGCGACCGCCGAGCGCAAAGAGATTCCGGTGATCGTCGAGCAGGCCGCCGACGCCGTCGAGCTGTTGCTGCGGGTCGGGCTGGAAGCCGCGCAGAACCGGGTGCACTGA
- a CDS encoding 50S ribosomal protein L25/general stress protein Ctc, producing the protein MSDANLLEAAVRTEFGKGAARRTRRAGNVPAVLYGHQADPQHLSVNAQAFSAILREHGTNAVLNLVIDGKKQLALTKSVVVHPIRRYIEHADLLIVKKGEKVSADVNVVITGEAAAGTLVTQDATTISIEADALNIPESIEVSVEGVEAGTQINAGELTLPKGVTLNVDAETLIVNVIAAPQAEAAEGDEAAEGEAASAE; encoded by the coding sequence ATGTCCGACGCCAACCTTCTCGAAGCCGCCGTCCGCACCGAGTTCGGCAAGGGCGCCGCCCGCCGTACCCGCCGGGCCGGCAATGTTCCCGCCGTCCTGTACGGCCACCAGGCCGACCCGCAGCACCTGTCGGTCAACGCCCAGGCCTTCTCCGCGATCCTGCGCGAGCACGGCACCAACGCGGTGCTGAACCTCGTCATCGACGGCAAGAAGCAACTCGCGCTGACCAAATCCGTTGTGGTGCACCCGATCCGCCGCTACATCGAGCACGCCGACCTGCTCATCGTCAAGAAGGGCGAGAAGGTCAGCGCCGATGTGAACGTCGTCATCACCGGCGAGGCCGCCGCGGGCACCCTGGTCACCCAGGACGCCACCACCATCTCCATCGAGGCCGACGCGCTGAACATCCCCGAGTCCATCGAGGTCTCGGTCGAGGGTGTCGAGGCCGGCACGCAGATCAACGCGGGCGAGCTCACCCTGCCCAAGGGCGTCACCCTGAACGTGGACGCCGAGACCCTCATCGTGAACGTCATCGCCGCCCCGCAGGCCGAGGCCGCCGAAGGCGACGAGGCCGCCGAAGGCGAAGCCGCGAGCGCCGAGTAA
- the egtC gene encoding ergothioneine biosynthesis protein EgtC produces the protein MCRHLGYLGPAVGVGEMLTRGSHSLRTQAWAPRDMRGGGTINADGFGVAWWRSAATGAGGAEPIVSRYRNAAPIWTDPAVEEVLPQLRSTAVLGAIRSATVGMPIERAACAPFTAERWAFSHNGKVADWRRVLTAASSDLDVAATRFGATRLLETAQLLDAEAPTDAATLWVLMRQLLAGAQPGGFVETPAAALGLLVAAVLRHAPDARLNLLLCDGETLWASTVYHSLSALVTDTAAVLSSEPYDDDPNWQSIPDRSLVTARPGHLSITSMPDGTKGLSR, from the coding sequence ATGTGCAGGCACCTCGGGTACCTCGGTCCCGCCGTCGGTGTCGGCGAAATGCTCACGCGCGGTAGCCATTCCCTACGGACACAGGCGTGGGCGCCCCGGGACATGCGCGGCGGCGGCACGATCAACGCCGACGGCTTCGGCGTCGCGTGGTGGCGCTCCGCGGCGACCGGGGCGGGCGGCGCCGAACCGATCGTCAGCCGATATCGCAATGCCGCGCCGATCTGGACCGACCCCGCGGTGGAAGAGGTACTGCCGCAGCTGCGTTCGACCGCGGTCCTCGGCGCGATCCGGTCCGCGACGGTCGGCATGCCGATCGAGCGGGCGGCCTGCGCGCCGTTCACCGCGGAGCGCTGGGCGTTCAGCCACAACGGCAAGGTGGCGGACTGGCGGCGCGTACTCACCGCGGCATCCTCGGATCTGGACGTCGCCGCTACCCGATTCGGCGCGACGCGGCTGCTCGAGACCGCCCAGCTGCTCGACGCGGAGGCGCCCACCGACGCGGCGACGCTCTGGGTGTTGATGCGGCAGTTGCTCGCCGGGGCACAGCCCGGCGGCTTCGTCGAGACACCGGCGGCGGCGCTCGGCCTGCTGGTGGCCGCGGTCCTGCGGCACGCGCCGGACGCCCGGCTCAACCTGCTGCTCTGCGACGGCGAGACGCTGTGGGCCAGCACGGTTTACCACTCCCTGTCCGCCCTGGTGACCGACACCGCGGCGGTGCTGTCCTCCGAACCCTACGACGACGACCCGAACTGGCAATCGATCCCCGACCGCAGCCTGGTGACCGCGCGCCCGGGCCACCTGTCCATCACCTCCATGCCCGACGGCACGAAAGGCCTTTCGCGATGA
- the egtB gene encoding ergothioneine biosynthesis protein EgtB: MTVHYLPFADNSGTERLRDRIADVLARARRRTLTLTDCIDEAELVAQHSRLMSPLVWDLAHIGNQEELWLVRDVGGREAVRSDIDELYDAFKHARATRPALPLLDPSEARDYVGTVRDKVWDVLDSSDLRGSPLVDGGFAFGMIAQHEQQHDETMLATHQLRAGAPVLRARAVPTVAAPVGGEIIVAAGEFTMGTDTDPWALDNERPAHRVRLPGFAIDAAPVTNEQYLAFLDDGGYDRPELWSERGWAHRQEAQLSAPRFWERDPAGHWWRRVFGVMTPLRPHQPVVHVCWFEAEAYANWAGKRLPTEAEWEKAARYDPATATERRFPWGDTEPDEHTANLGQRHLEPADVGAYPAGATPAGVHQLIGDVWEWTSSGFDPYPGFRAFPYREYSEVFFGGDYRVLRGGSFGTDPVACRSTFRNWDHPIRRQIFSGFRLARDLREGEGACE, translated from the coding sequence GTGACCGTGCATTACCTCCCCTTCGCCGACAACTCCGGCACCGAGCGACTACGCGACCGCATCGCCGATGTGCTCGCTCGCGCCCGCCGCCGCACCCTGACCCTGACCGACTGCATCGACGAAGCCGAGCTGGTAGCGCAGCATTCGCGGCTGATGAGCCCGCTGGTGTGGGACCTCGCGCACATCGGCAACCAGGAAGAACTGTGGCTGGTCCGTGACGTGGGCGGGCGCGAGGCCGTCCGCTCCGATATCGACGAGCTCTACGACGCGTTCAAACATGCCAGGGCGACCCGTCCCGCGTTGCCGCTGCTCGATCCGTCCGAGGCCCGCGACTATGTCGGCACCGTGCGCGACAAGGTGTGGGATGTGTTGGACAGCAGCGATTTACGCGGCTCGCCGCTGGTCGACGGCGGCTTCGCGTTCGGCATGATCGCCCAGCACGAGCAGCAGCACGACGAGACCATGCTGGCCACCCACCAGCTGCGCGCCGGAGCGCCGGTGCTGCGGGCGCGCGCGGTGCCGACCGTCGCCGCCCCGGTCGGCGGTGAGATCATCGTGGCCGCGGGCGAATTCACCATGGGCACCGACACCGACCCGTGGGCGCTGGACAACGAGCGTCCCGCGCATCGCGTCCGGCTGCCCGGCTTCGCGATCGACGCGGCACCGGTGACCAACGAGCAGTACCTGGCCTTCCTCGACGACGGCGGCTACGACCGGCCCGAGCTCTGGTCCGAGCGGGGCTGGGCGCACCGGCAGGAGGCTCAGCTGTCCGCGCCGCGGTTCTGGGAGCGCGACCCGGCCGGGCACTGGTGGCGGCGGGTGTTCGGCGTGATGACGCCGCTGCGCCCGCATCAGCCGGTGGTGCACGTCTGCTGGTTCGAGGCCGAGGCGTACGCGAACTGGGCGGGCAAGCGCCTGCCGACCGAGGCCGAATGGGAGAAGGCCGCGCGCTACGACCCGGCCACCGCGACCGAGCGCCGATTCCCCTGGGGCGACACCGAACCCGACGAGCACACCGCGAATCTCGGTCAGCGCCACCTGGAACCGGCCGATGTCGGCGCCTATCCGGCGGGCGCGACGCCGGCGGGCGTGCACCAGCTGATCGGCGATGTCTGGGAGTGGACGTCCTCCGGCTTCGATCCCTACCCGGGGTTCCGTGCGTTCCCCTACCGGGAGTACTCCGAGGTCTTCTTCGGTGGCGACTACCGCGTGCTGCGCGGTGGTTCCTTCGGCACCGACCCGGTGGCCTGCCGCAGCACCTTCCGCAACTGGGATCATCCGATCCGGCGGCAGATCTTCTCCGGCTTCCGGCTGGCCCGCGATCTGCGCGAAGGGGAGGGTGCGTGTGAGTGA
- a CDS encoding aminotransferase class V-fold PLP-dependent enzyme produces MLDNARVRADTPGCADGAEPGQVFLDSAGSSLPPRVVLDTVIAHLRRESEIGGYRAANERLDDLADVKTAIGALINAAPDSIALSDSATRSWADFFYSIPLAAGDRILISEADYASNAIAALQRARATGATVERIPSDHTGQIDLDALSALVDERVRLVSLLHVPTNGGLVNPAAEATRIARSVGALVLLDACQSTGQLPIDVAELDVDALSATGRKWLRGPRGTGFLYVRPELATSMEPQRLDLHSAEWTGPTEYRLAPDASRFEFWECDVAGRLGLGAAVRYLLELGPENVYAAIAERSAYLRKALPEITGVTVRDIGIRHSGTVSFTVDGREPIAVRDRLAERGITVTVSHAGSTLLDMTARGLKSVVRASPHCFVSFAELDRFVAAVAEL; encoded by the coding sequence ATGCTGGATAACGCACGCGTCCGAGCCGATACTCCCGGCTGCGCCGACGGCGCCGAGCCGGGTCAGGTCTTTCTCGACAGCGCCGGGTCCTCGCTGCCGCCGCGGGTCGTCCTGGACACCGTGATCGCCCACCTGCGGCGCGAGTCCGAGATCGGCGGCTATCGCGCGGCGAACGAACGGCTCGACGATCTCGCCGACGTGAAGACCGCGATCGGCGCGCTCATCAACGCCGCACCGGACAGTATCGCGCTGAGCGACAGCGCAACTCGGTCCTGGGCCGACTTCTTCTACTCGATCCCGCTGGCCGCGGGCGACCGCATCCTGATCTCCGAGGCCGACTACGCGAGCAATGCCATCGCGGCCCTGCAGCGCGCCCGCGCGACCGGCGCCACGGTCGAGCGGATTCCGAGCGATCACACCGGACAGATCGATCTCGACGCGTTGAGCGCGCTGGTGGACGAACGGGTCCGGCTGGTCTCGCTGCTGCATGTGCCGACCAACGGCGGCCTGGTCAACCCGGCCGCCGAGGCCACCAGGATCGCGCGTTCGGTGGGTGCGCTGGTGCTGCTGGACGCCTGCCAGTCGACCGGGCAGCTGCCGATCGACGTCGCCGAGCTGGACGTCGACGCGCTCTCGGCCACCGGGCGCAAGTGGCTGCGCGGGCCGCGCGGGACCGGATTCCTTTATGTCCGACCGGAATTGGCGACATCCATGGAGCCACAGCGACTCGATCTGCACAGCGCCGAATGGACCGGGCCCACCGAATACCGGCTCGCGCCCGACGCGAGCCGCTTCGAGTTCTGGGAGTGCGATGTCGCCGGGCGGCTCGGCCTCGGCGCCGCCGTGCGCTACCTGCTCGAGCTCGGCCCCGAGAACGTGTACGCGGCCATCGCCGAGCGCTCGGCGTATCTGCGCAAGGCGCTACCGGAGATCACCGGAGTCACGGTGCGCGACATCGGTATTCGGCACAGCGGCACGGTGTCGTTCACCGTCGACGGGCGCGAGCCGATCGCCGTGCGCGACCGGCTCGCCGAGCGCGGCATCACCGTGACCGTCAGCCACGCCGGGTCGACGCTGCTGGACATGACCGCGCGCGGACTGAAATCCGTTGTCCGCGCATCTCCGCACTGCTTCGTCAGCTTCGCGGAGCTGGACCGGTTCGTCGCCGCGGTCGCCGAACTGTAG
- a CDS encoding TetR/AcrR family transcriptional regulator, whose product MGSVDNVCMVETQPLRERLVDAGVELLEEVGAAQLGLRAITRAAGVSHGAPRRHFPTHRALLAAVAARGFGDLIDRFAAVDVAAAPPRERLARMSVEYVEFAGARPEMFTLMFRHDLLEGSGENLRGTTLPLYARFEALVGAAAPDRAEPARRAIALWTNLHGIAALRANRSLALVGPTVDVRALVERALDLHLA is encoded by the coding sequence ATGGGTTCGGTAGACAATGTCTGCATGGTCGAGACGCAACCGCTGCGCGAACGCCTGGTCGACGCGGGCGTCGAGTTGCTCGAAGAGGTGGGCGCGGCGCAATTGGGCCTCCGGGCGATCACGCGCGCCGCCGGTGTCTCACACGGGGCGCCACGGCGGCACTTTCCGACGCATCGCGCGTTGCTGGCCGCCGTCGCCGCGCGGGGCTTCGGCGATCTCATCGACCGGTTCGCGGCGGTGGACGTGGCCGCGGCGCCGCCGCGCGAGCGGCTGGCGCGGATGAGCGTCGAGTATGTCGAGTTCGCCGGCGCGCGGCCGGAGATGTTCACCCTGATGTTCCGGCACGACCTGCTCGAGGGCTCGGGGGAGAACCTGCGCGGCACCACGCTGCCGCTGTACGCGCGGTTCGAGGCGCTGGTCGGCGCGGCCGCACCCGATCGGGCCGAGCCGGCGCGGCGGGCGATCGCGCTGTGGACCAACCTGCACGGCATCGCCGCCCTGCGCGCCAACCGCAGCCTGGCGCTGGTCGGTCCGACGGTCGACGTGCGTGCACTGGTCGAACGCGCCCTCGATCTGCATCTGGCCTGA